Proteins from a genomic interval of Candidatus Lokiarchaeota archaeon:
- a CDS encoding radical SAM protein, with the protein MGNEEIGRIPAGELHHNIPTIERYRPEKYEARTLPYSTKSICPACWLDDHRVNVIDATVYEEDSKILMKKECDIHGSFQDIYWSDADMFRRSMQYWYKTVGLDNPRTETVEGCPLDCGQCPNHCAHTALGLIDVTNRCNMRCPICFANAAESGRVVEPKPSEILEMLRNLRRNLPVPCPGIQFAGGEPTVSPHLLKYVQWAKQLGYNHIMIATNGLKMAGDSSYLQSLMDAGLNTIYLQFDGVTAKPYELARGRDIRNVKDKVLDNCREIGLDGVVLVPTIVKGVNDQEIGDIVNYAIDNRDIVRCINFQPVSITGRIDYEKRKEMRITIPDAIKRIEEQTDNRITTEDWYPVPAMMNVGRALGLMKGEPTVELHSHFACGMATFLLFDKNGNYYPITEILDIEKLLEVLEDVCNLYVDRKRLAGIRSKFKLMGFLRHIKKKTFMRPIIEAFLNKGDYDSLAAFMHRVIMIGMMHFQDPFNLDLERVQHCSINYSTPDGRIIPFCTYNTIHREEVESSYLES; encoded by the coding sequence TTGGGCAATGAAGAAATTGGACGCATACCTGCTGGGGAGCTTCATCACAATATACCAACAATTGAGCGATACAGACCCGAAAAATACGAAGCAAGAACTCTACCATATTCAACCAAGTCTATATGTCCTGCATGCTGGCTTGATGATCATCGAGTTAATGTCATTGACGCGACCGTGTACGAAGAGGATTCGAAAATTCTCATGAAAAAGGAATGTGATATTCACGGTTCATTCCAAGATATCTATTGGTCCGATGCAGACATGTTTAGGCGGTCTATGCAGTACTGGTACAAGACAGTTGGCCTTGATAACCCGCGAACAGAGACTGTAGAGGGATGTCCGTTGGACTGCGGCCAGTGTCCAAATCATTGTGCTCACACAGCACTCGGTCTTATTGACGTAACAAATCGGTGCAACATGAGATGTCCAATCTGCTTTGCCAATGCTGCGGAGTCCGGAAGAGTGGTTGAGCCGAAGCCGTCTGAAATCCTTGAGATGCTTCGTAATTTGAGACGTAATCTTCCAGTTCCCTGCCCTGGTATTCAATTTGCAGGAGGTGAACCAACAGTCAGCCCCCATCTTTTGAAATACGTCCAATGGGCTAAGCAACTTGGATATAATCACATCATGATTGCAACTAATGGTTTGAAGATGGCTGGAGATTCTTCATATCTTCAATCGCTTATGGATGCAGGTCTCAATACGATCTATCTCCAATTTGATGGTGTGACAGCTAAGCCATACGAACTTGCTCGCGGTAGGGACATTCGAAATGTAAAAGACAAGGTGCTTGATAATTGCCGAGAAATCGGTCTTGACGGAGTGGTACTTGTGCCAACCATCGTCAAAGGCGTTAATGACCAAGAAATCGGTGACATAGTTAACTACGCCATAGATAACCGCGATATTGTTCGCTGTATTAACTTCCAGCCTGTCAGTATAACAGGAAGAATCGACTATGAGAAGCGGAAAGAGATGCGAATCACAATACCAGATGCTATCAAGAGGATAGAAGAACAGACGGATAACCGGATTACGACAGAGGACTGGTACCCGGTTCCTGCGATGATGAACGTTGGAAGGGCTCTTGGGCTGATGAAAGGCGAACCGACGGTTGAACTGCACTCGCACTTCGCATGCGGCATGGCCACTTTTCTGCTCTTTGACAAGAACGGCAATTACTATCCAATAACGGAAATCCTCGATATCGAGAAATTGCTAGAGGTTCTGGAGGATGTTTGCAATCTCTATGTCGATAGAAAACGCTTGGCCGGTATCAGATCGAAATTCAAACTCATGGGCTTCTTGAGGCACATCAAGAAGAAGACCTTCATGCGCCCAATCATTGAGGCGTTTCTCAACAAGGGTGATTACGATTCGCTCGCAGCTTTCATGCATCGCGTCATCATGATTGGGATGATGCATTTTCAAGATCCTTTCAATTTGGATTTGGAGCGTGTTCAACACTGCAGCATCAACTACTCGACACCTGATGGACGAATAATCCCCTTCTGTACCTACAACACGATTCATCGCGAAGAAGTAGAAAGTAGCTACTTAGAATCATGA